One genomic region from Tachysurus vachellii isolate PV-2020 chromosome 22, HZAU_Pvac_v1, whole genome shotgun sequence encodes:
- the LOC132837925 gene encoding E3 ubiquitin-protein ligase DTX3L-like isoform X1, translated as MAEPMELDTLNPSQVRVQDPDKPRQTSTTPNTQDLHTAGLGESGPGDLYATKESEGMDIDQSSSGNEADLYTAAPGGSGSVAVAAAQISSKSENSPTVTEGLHHNPLEMGASGLDLYSDPSAASVTPQVHISFIKHHQYDQALNGSDEEAQNPAAVAEGVKQMSASATKSSDTTNNKPPDDQKVTADKNEISPSAPRDVAKFYVKVDWSGELPDKWERHLQKALQTWCNSEVTGDCNINAVHLLQDGCTAEVEVTPSCALKDMQTATLTFKQLRKEAKVYFQKSELEPENKSFTLKEYMNVTAAETQDAETIADAGASSIVQRHNENPGASGAFTVPPFLYFYLIQAYKKEVENIENEFGVKIKAETCISFSAEKNESDSNVRRATEAFSELYLSKANKTKSIPIPQTHMESEIMKEVLHNIPNDKAKIMLSMSANNHLLFGPEDMISTVANRLNLDGGDERASFNLNKSHNMTSSSNWTETWKTSQSLDMDIKDTHTQIEMDEAHWQLMEAACTEQISEIQNKYGVAFHAEPVHGSIKVSARSVGTHKFNLEAHALSALTHLYQKVVTSAVTCDLKDASYIEIVSQVFMRIQSQRTCVGGGTRNGSWKLFGLPKHLVTAIGDIEKTIGQPVFDEKMKKLLGYPWKFSQASGFQKDQMETDVMGGEHGTDLRGERDDPEFTQKFPKKTKDDDKKEENDDTCPICLDTFTQKTKLKCGHEFCKGCLQQSIKSSGEICPVCKKIFGKLKGTQPDGQMNWRILKHHSLPGFRHCDTIEIHYNIPSGIQTTDHPNPGKPYHGTTRTAYLPDNSEGQQVLRLLKRAFDEKLVFTVGLSTTSGIDNAVIWNDIHHKTNRDGGPQGYGYPDPDYLRRVKEELKAKGIE; from the exons ATGGCTGAGCCAATGGAATTGGAC ACGCTGAATCCGAGTCAGGTCAGAGTACAAGATCCAGACAAACCGAGGCAAACCAGcacgaccccaaacacacag GACTTACATACAGCAGGTCTGGGAGAATCGGGTCCGGGGGATTTGTATGCTACCAAG GAGTCTGAAGGCATGGACATTGATCAATCCAGCAGTGGAAACGAAGCA GACTTGTACACAGCAGCTCCAGGAGGATCAGGTTCTGTGGCTGTTGCTGCTGCTCAG ATTTCTTCAAAGTCTGAGAATTCTCCTACAGTAACTGAGGGACTTCACCACAATCCTCTAGAGATGGGAGCTTCAGGCCTG gATTTGTACAGCGATCCCTCTGCAGCATCAGTCACTCCTCAGGTTCATATCAGTTTCATAAAGCATCATCAGTATGATCAG GCTCTGAATGGATCAGACGAGGAAGCACAAAAtcctgctgctgttgctgaagGTGTTAAACAG ATGTCTGCTTCAGCAACTAAGAGTTCTgatacaacaaacaacaaacctcCTGATGATCAGAAG GTTACGGCAGATAAGAATGAGATCTCACCTTCAGCTCCTCGAGATGTTGCTAAGTTTTATGTGAAAGTGGACTGGTCAGGAGAACTACCTGATAAATGGGAAAGACATCTGCAAAAAGCTCTTCAGACCTGGTGTAACTCTGAAGTAACAGGGGATTGCAATATTAATGCAGTTCACCTTTTACAAGATGGCTGCACTGCAGAGGTGGAGGTAACGCCATCATGTG CTTTAAAGGACATGCAAACTGCCACTTTAACATTCAAGCAACTGAGGAAAGAAGCCAAAGTCTACTTTCAGAAAAGTGAACTGGAGCCTGAGAATAAATCTTTCACTCTGAAG GAGTACATGAATGTGACTGCTGCTGAGACACAGGATGCAGAAACAATTGCAGATGCAGGAGCTTCTTCTATTGTCCAAAGACACAATGAGAATCCTGGAGCTTCTGGTGCTTTTACTGTCCCTCCATTTTTATACTTCTACCTGATTCAAGCTTACAAGAAGGAGGTGGAAAATATTGAGAATGAGTTTggagttaaaataaaagcagaaaccTGTATTTCGTTCTCTGCTGAGAAAAATGAAAGTGATTCAAATGTCAGAAGAGCTACTGAGGCCTTTTCTGAGCTTTACCTGTCtaaagcaaataaaaccaaatctaTTCCCATTCCTCAAACACACATGGAGTCCGAAATTATGAAGGAGGTGCTGCATAATATTCCAAATGATAAGGCCAAGATCATGCTAAGCATGTCAGCAAATAACCACCTGCTGTTTGGGCCAGAAGACATGATATCGACGGTGGCAAATCGGTTAAATCTGGATGGAGGTGACGAACGAGCATCATTTAACCTCAATAAGTCACATAACATGACGTCATCAAGCAACTGGACTGAAACCTGGAAGACCTCCCAGAGCCTCGACATGGACATCAaggacactcacactcagattGAGATGGATGAGGCACACTGGCAGCTGATGGAGGCTGCATGTACAGAACAGATTAGTGAGATCCAAAATAAATATGGAGTTGCGTTTCATGCTGAACCTGTCCATGGCTCGATTAAGGTGTCAGCACGATCTGTAGGAACTCATAAGTTTAATCTTGAAGCTCACGCCCTCAGTGCCTTAACTCATCTCTACCAAAAGGTAGTCACCTCAGCGGTCACCTGTGACCTTAAAGATGCTTCCTACATTGAAATTGTGTCCCAGGTATTTATGAGAATTCAATCTCAACGCACCTGTGTTGGAGGAGGAACAAGAAATGGAAGCTGGAAACTTTTTGGACTTCCAAAACATCTTGTTACTGCCATAGGTGACATCGAGAAGACTATTGGGCAGCCTGTATTTGATGAAAAGATGAAGAAATTGCTCGGATACCCGTGGAAATTTTCACAGGCAAGTGGATTTCAGAAGGATCAAATGGAGACGGATGTGATGGGAGGGGAGCATGGAACTGACCTGAGAGGTGAAAGAGACGATCCTGAGTTCACCCAAAAGTtcccaaagaaaacaaaagatgatgataaaaaagaagaaaatgatgatACGTGTCCAATTTGCCTGGATACATTTACTCAAAAGACAAAACTAAAATGTGGTCATGAGTTCTGCAAAGGGTGTCTACAACAATCAATAAAGAGCAGCGGAGAAATCTGCCCTGTGTGTAAGAAAATCTTTGGGAAATTAAAAGGAACGCAGCctgatggacagatgaattGGCGAATCCTAAAGCATCATTCTCTCCCTGGCTTTCGACATTGTGACACAATCGAGATTCATTACAACATACCAAGTGGCATTCAGACG ACGGATCATCCAAACCCTGGAAAACCTTACCACGGAACTACTCGCACTGCATACCTACCAGACAATTCTGAAGGACAACAAGTGCTCCGGCTGCTGAAAAGAGCTTTTGATGAGAAACTCGTCTTTACTGTTGGATTATCCACAACATCTGGTATAGATAATGCAGTGATCTGGAACGACATTCATCACAAGACGAATAGAGACGGTGGGCCACAGGG TTATGGCTATCCAGACCCTGATTACTTAAGGAGGGTaaaagaagagctgaaggccaaaGGCATTGagtga
- the LOC132837925 gene encoding E3 ubiquitin-protein ligase DTX3L-like isoform X2, with amino-acid sequence MAEPMELDTLNPSQVRVQDPDKPRQTSTTPNTQDLHTAGLGESGPGDLYATKESEGMDIDQSSSGNEADLYTAAPGGSGSVAVAAAQISSKSENSPTVTEGLHHNPLEMGASGLDLYSDPSAASVTPQALNGSDEEAQNPAAVAEGVKQMSASATKSSDTTNNKPPDDQKVTADKNEISPSAPRDVAKFYVKVDWSGELPDKWERHLQKALQTWCNSEVTGDCNINAVHLLQDGCTAEVEVTPSCALKDMQTATLTFKQLRKEAKVYFQKSELEPENKSFTLKEYMNVTAAETQDAETIADAGASSIVQRHNENPGASGAFTVPPFLYFYLIQAYKKEVENIENEFGVKIKAETCISFSAEKNESDSNVRRATEAFSELYLSKANKTKSIPIPQTHMESEIMKEVLHNIPNDKAKIMLSMSANNHLLFGPEDMISTVANRLNLDGGDERASFNLNKSHNMTSSSNWTETWKTSQSLDMDIKDTHTQIEMDEAHWQLMEAACTEQISEIQNKYGVAFHAEPVHGSIKVSARSVGTHKFNLEAHALSALTHLYQKVVTSAVTCDLKDASYIEIVSQVFMRIQSQRTCVGGGTRNGSWKLFGLPKHLVTAIGDIEKTIGQPVFDEKMKKLLGYPWKFSQASGFQKDQMETDVMGGEHGTDLRGERDDPEFTQKFPKKTKDDDKKEENDDTCPICLDTFTQKTKLKCGHEFCKGCLQQSIKSSGEICPVCKKIFGKLKGTQPDGQMNWRILKHHSLPGFRHCDTIEIHYNIPSGIQTTDHPNPGKPYHGTTRTAYLPDNSEGQQVLRLLKRAFDEKLVFTVGLSTTSGIDNAVIWNDIHHKTNRDGGPQGYGYPDPDYLRRVKEELKAKGIE; translated from the exons ATGGCTGAGCCAATGGAATTGGAC ACGCTGAATCCGAGTCAGGTCAGAGTACAAGATCCAGACAAACCGAGGCAAACCAGcacgaccccaaacacacag GACTTACATACAGCAGGTCTGGGAGAATCGGGTCCGGGGGATTTGTATGCTACCAAG GAGTCTGAAGGCATGGACATTGATCAATCCAGCAGTGGAAACGAAGCA GACTTGTACACAGCAGCTCCAGGAGGATCAGGTTCTGTGGCTGTTGCTGCTGCTCAG ATTTCTTCAAAGTCTGAGAATTCTCCTACAGTAACTGAGGGACTTCACCACAATCCTCTAGAGATGGGAGCTTCAGGCCTG gATTTGTACAGCGATCCCTCTGCAGCATCAGTCACTCCTCAG GCTCTGAATGGATCAGACGAGGAAGCACAAAAtcctgctgctgttgctgaagGTGTTAAACAG ATGTCTGCTTCAGCAACTAAGAGTTCTgatacaacaaacaacaaacctcCTGATGATCAGAAG GTTACGGCAGATAAGAATGAGATCTCACCTTCAGCTCCTCGAGATGTTGCTAAGTTTTATGTGAAAGTGGACTGGTCAGGAGAACTACCTGATAAATGGGAAAGACATCTGCAAAAAGCTCTTCAGACCTGGTGTAACTCTGAAGTAACAGGGGATTGCAATATTAATGCAGTTCACCTTTTACAAGATGGCTGCACTGCAGAGGTGGAGGTAACGCCATCATGTG CTTTAAAGGACATGCAAACTGCCACTTTAACATTCAAGCAACTGAGGAAAGAAGCCAAAGTCTACTTTCAGAAAAGTGAACTGGAGCCTGAGAATAAATCTTTCACTCTGAAG GAGTACATGAATGTGACTGCTGCTGAGACACAGGATGCAGAAACAATTGCAGATGCAGGAGCTTCTTCTATTGTCCAAAGACACAATGAGAATCCTGGAGCTTCTGGTGCTTTTACTGTCCCTCCATTTTTATACTTCTACCTGATTCAAGCTTACAAGAAGGAGGTGGAAAATATTGAGAATGAGTTTggagttaaaataaaagcagaaaccTGTATTTCGTTCTCTGCTGAGAAAAATGAAAGTGATTCAAATGTCAGAAGAGCTACTGAGGCCTTTTCTGAGCTTTACCTGTCtaaagcaaataaaaccaaatctaTTCCCATTCCTCAAACACACATGGAGTCCGAAATTATGAAGGAGGTGCTGCATAATATTCCAAATGATAAGGCCAAGATCATGCTAAGCATGTCAGCAAATAACCACCTGCTGTTTGGGCCAGAAGACATGATATCGACGGTGGCAAATCGGTTAAATCTGGATGGAGGTGACGAACGAGCATCATTTAACCTCAATAAGTCACATAACATGACGTCATCAAGCAACTGGACTGAAACCTGGAAGACCTCCCAGAGCCTCGACATGGACATCAaggacactcacactcagattGAGATGGATGAGGCACACTGGCAGCTGATGGAGGCTGCATGTACAGAACAGATTAGTGAGATCCAAAATAAATATGGAGTTGCGTTTCATGCTGAACCTGTCCATGGCTCGATTAAGGTGTCAGCACGATCTGTAGGAACTCATAAGTTTAATCTTGAAGCTCACGCCCTCAGTGCCTTAACTCATCTCTACCAAAAGGTAGTCACCTCAGCGGTCACCTGTGACCTTAAAGATGCTTCCTACATTGAAATTGTGTCCCAGGTATTTATGAGAATTCAATCTCAACGCACCTGTGTTGGAGGAGGAACAAGAAATGGAAGCTGGAAACTTTTTGGACTTCCAAAACATCTTGTTACTGCCATAGGTGACATCGAGAAGACTATTGGGCAGCCTGTATTTGATGAAAAGATGAAGAAATTGCTCGGATACCCGTGGAAATTTTCACAGGCAAGTGGATTTCAGAAGGATCAAATGGAGACGGATGTGATGGGAGGGGAGCATGGAACTGACCTGAGAGGTGAAAGAGACGATCCTGAGTTCACCCAAAAGTtcccaaagaaaacaaaagatgatgataaaaaagaagaaaatgatgatACGTGTCCAATTTGCCTGGATACATTTACTCAAAAGACAAAACTAAAATGTGGTCATGAGTTCTGCAAAGGGTGTCTACAACAATCAATAAAGAGCAGCGGAGAAATCTGCCCTGTGTGTAAGAAAATCTTTGGGAAATTAAAAGGAACGCAGCctgatggacagatgaattGGCGAATCCTAAAGCATCATTCTCTCCCTGGCTTTCGACATTGTGACACAATCGAGATTCATTACAACATACCAAGTGGCATTCAGACG ACGGATCATCCAAACCCTGGAAAACCTTACCACGGAACTACTCGCACTGCATACCTACCAGACAATTCTGAAGGACAACAAGTGCTCCGGCTGCTGAAAAGAGCTTTTGATGAGAAACTCGTCTTTACTGTTGGATTATCCACAACATCTGGTATAGATAATGCAGTGATCTGGAACGACATTCATCACAAGACGAATAGAGACGGTGGGCCACAGGG TTATGGCTATCCAGACCCTGATTACTTAAGGAGGGTaaaagaagagctgaaggccaaaGGCATTGagtga
- the LOC132837925 gene encoding E3 ubiquitin-protein ligase DTX3L-like isoform X3: protein MAEPMELDTLNPSQVRVQDPDKPRQTSTTPNTQESEGMDIDQSSSGNEADLYTAAPGGSGSVAVAAAQISSKSENSPTVTEGLHHNPLEMGASGLDLYSDPSAASVTPQVHISFIKHHQYDQALNGSDEEAQNPAAVAEGVKQMSASATKSSDTTNNKPPDDQKVTADKNEISPSAPRDVAKFYVKVDWSGELPDKWERHLQKALQTWCNSEVTGDCNINAVHLLQDGCTAEVEVTPSCALKDMQTATLTFKQLRKEAKVYFQKSELEPENKSFTLKEYMNVTAAETQDAETIADAGASSIVQRHNENPGASGAFTVPPFLYFYLIQAYKKEVENIENEFGVKIKAETCISFSAEKNESDSNVRRATEAFSELYLSKANKTKSIPIPQTHMESEIMKEVLHNIPNDKAKIMLSMSANNHLLFGPEDMISTVANRLNLDGGDERASFNLNKSHNMTSSSNWTETWKTSQSLDMDIKDTHTQIEMDEAHWQLMEAACTEQISEIQNKYGVAFHAEPVHGSIKVSARSVGTHKFNLEAHALSALTHLYQKVVTSAVTCDLKDASYIEIVSQVFMRIQSQRTCVGGGTRNGSWKLFGLPKHLVTAIGDIEKTIGQPVFDEKMKKLLGYPWKFSQASGFQKDQMETDVMGGEHGTDLRGERDDPEFTQKFPKKTKDDDKKEENDDTCPICLDTFTQKTKLKCGHEFCKGCLQQSIKSSGEICPVCKKIFGKLKGTQPDGQMNWRILKHHSLPGFRHCDTIEIHYNIPSGIQTTDHPNPGKPYHGTTRTAYLPDNSEGQQVLRLLKRAFDEKLVFTVGLSTTSGIDNAVIWNDIHHKTNRDGGPQGYGYPDPDYLRRVKEELKAKGIE, encoded by the exons ATGGCTGAGCCAATGGAATTGGAC ACGCTGAATCCGAGTCAGGTCAGAGTACAAGATCCAGACAAACCGAGGCAAACCAGcacgaccccaaacacacag GAGTCTGAAGGCATGGACATTGATCAATCCAGCAGTGGAAACGAAGCA GACTTGTACACAGCAGCTCCAGGAGGATCAGGTTCTGTGGCTGTTGCTGCTGCTCAG ATTTCTTCAAAGTCTGAGAATTCTCCTACAGTAACTGAGGGACTTCACCACAATCCTCTAGAGATGGGAGCTTCAGGCCTG gATTTGTACAGCGATCCCTCTGCAGCATCAGTCACTCCTCAGGTTCATATCAGTTTCATAAAGCATCATCAGTATGATCAG GCTCTGAATGGATCAGACGAGGAAGCACAAAAtcctgctgctgttgctgaagGTGTTAAACAG ATGTCTGCTTCAGCAACTAAGAGTTCTgatacaacaaacaacaaacctcCTGATGATCAGAAG GTTACGGCAGATAAGAATGAGATCTCACCTTCAGCTCCTCGAGATGTTGCTAAGTTTTATGTGAAAGTGGACTGGTCAGGAGAACTACCTGATAAATGGGAAAGACATCTGCAAAAAGCTCTTCAGACCTGGTGTAACTCTGAAGTAACAGGGGATTGCAATATTAATGCAGTTCACCTTTTACAAGATGGCTGCACTGCAGAGGTGGAGGTAACGCCATCATGTG CTTTAAAGGACATGCAAACTGCCACTTTAACATTCAAGCAACTGAGGAAAGAAGCCAAAGTCTACTTTCAGAAAAGTGAACTGGAGCCTGAGAATAAATCTTTCACTCTGAAG GAGTACATGAATGTGACTGCTGCTGAGACACAGGATGCAGAAACAATTGCAGATGCAGGAGCTTCTTCTATTGTCCAAAGACACAATGAGAATCCTGGAGCTTCTGGTGCTTTTACTGTCCCTCCATTTTTATACTTCTACCTGATTCAAGCTTACAAGAAGGAGGTGGAAAATATTGAGAATGAGTTTggagttaaaataaaagcagaaaccTGTATTTCGTTCTCTGCTGAGAAAAATGAAAGTGATTCAAATGTCAGAAGAGCTACTGAGGCCTTTTCTGAGCTTTACCTGTCtaaagcaaataaaaccaaatctaTTCCCATTCCTCAAACACACATGGAGTCCGAAATTATGAAGGAGGTGCTGCATAATATTCCAAATGATAAGGCCAAGATCATGCTAAGCATGTCAGCAAATAACCACCTGCTGTTTGGGCCAGAAGACATGATATCGACGGTGGCAAATCGGTTAAATCTGGATGGAGGTGACGAACGAGCATCATTTAACCTCAATAAGTCACATAACATGACGTCATCAAGCAACTGGACTGAAACCTGGAAGACCTCCCAGAGCCTCGACATGGACATCAaggacactcacactcagattGAGATGGATGAGGCACACTGGCAGCTGATGGAGGCTGCATGTACAGAACAGATTAGTGAGATCCAAAATAAATATGGAGTTGCGTTTCATGCTGAACCTGTCCATGGCTCGATTAAGGTGTCAGCACGATCTGTAGGAACTCATAAGTTTAATCTTGAAGCTCACGCCCTCAGTGCCTTAACTCATCTCTACCAAAAGGTAGTCACCTCAGCGGTCACCTGTGACCTTAAAGATGCTTCCTACATTGAAATTGTGTCCCAGGTATTTATGAGAATTCAATCTCAACGCACCTGTGTTGGAGGAGGAACAAGAAATGGAAGCTGGAAACTTTTTGGACTTCCAAAACATCTTGTTACTGCCATAGGTGACATCGAGAAGACTATTGGGCAGCCTGTATTTGATGAAAAGATGAAGAAATTGCTCGGATACCCGTGGAAATTTTCACAGGCAAGTGGATTTCAGAAGGATCAAATGGAGACGGATGTGATGGGAGGGGAGCATGGAACTGACCTGAGAGGTGAAAGAGACGATCCTGAGTTCACCCAAAAGTtcccaaagaaaacaaaagatgatgataaaaaagaagaaaatgatgatACGTGTCCAATTTGCCTGGATACATTTACTCAAAAGACAAAACTAAAATGTGGTCATGAGTTCTGCAAAGGGTGTCTACAACAATCAATAAAGAGCAGCGGAGAAATCTGCCCTGTGTGTAAGAAAATCTTTGGGAAATTAAAAGGAACGCAGCctgatggacagatgaattGGCGAATCCTAAAGCATCATTCTCTCCCTGGCTTTCGACATTGTGACACAATCGAGATTCATTACAACATACCAAGTGGCATTCAGACG ACGGATCATCCAAACCCTGGAAAACCTTACCACGGAACTACTCGCACTGCATACCTACCAGACAATTCTGAAGGACAACAAGTGCTCCGGCTGCTGAAAAGAGCTTTTGATGAGAAACTCGTCTTTACTGTTGGATTATCCACAACATCTGGTATAGATAATGCAGTGATCTGGAACGACATTCATCACAAGACGAATAGAGACGGTGGGCCACAGGG TTATGGCTATCCAGACCCTGATTACTTAAGGAGGGTaaaagaagagctgaaggccaaaGGCATTGagtga